In Zingiber officinale cultivar Zhangliang chromosome 3B, Zo_v1.1, whole genome shotgun sequence, a single window of DNA contains:
- the LOC121967106 gene encoding replication factor C subunit 4 yields MASSTSPPPSSSSSIPYDVPWVEKYRPAKVSDIVGNNDAISRLEVIARDGNMPNLILSGPPGTGKTTSILALAHELLGPNYREAVLELNASDDRGIDVVRNKIKMFAQKKVTLTPGRHKIVILDEADSMTSGAQQALRRTMEIYSNTTRFALACNTSSKIIEPIQSRCALVRFTRLSEQEILSRLMVVVEAEKVPYVPEGLEAIIFTADGDMRQALNNLQATFSGFRFVNQDNVFKVCDQPHPLHVKNMVRNVLEGNFDDACSGLKQLYDLGYSPTDIITTLFRVVKNYDMAEYLKLEFLKETGFAHMRICDGVGSYLQLSGLLAKFALARETAKAP; encoded by the exons ATGGCTTCCTCCACTTCCCCTCCtccgtcctcctcctcctccatccCCTACGACGTCCCTTGGGTCGAGAAGTACCGTCCTGCCAAGGTCTCTGACATTGTCGGCAACAACGACGCCATCTCCCGCCTCGAGGTCATCGCTCGCGACGGTAACATGCCCAATCTCATCCTCTCG GGGCCTCCTGGTACCGGGAAGACCACGAGCATCCTTGCTCTTGCGCACGAGTTGCTGGGACCTAATTACCGTGAGGCCGTCCTCGAGCTGAACGCGTCCGATGACAG GGGCATCGATGTTGTCAGGAACAAGATCAAGATGTTTGCTCAGAAGAAAGTGACACTGACCCCTGGTCGCCACAAGATTGTAATTTTGGATGAGGCTGATAG TATGACTTCTGGGGCTCAACAAGCACTGAGAAGAACGATGGAGATTTATTCAAATACCACCAGGTTTGCTCTTGCCTGCAACACTTCGTCTAAGATAATTGAGCCAATTCAGAGCAGATGCGCGCTTGTTCGCTTTACAAGATTGTCAGAGCAAGAGATTCTTAGCCGTCTTATGGTGGTTGTGGAGGCAGAAAAA GTCCCTTATGTACCCGAAGGCCTCGAAGCCATTATATTTACTGCTGATGGTGATATGCGGCAAGCTTTGAACAATTTACAAGCTACTTTCAGTGGATTTCGTTTTGTTAATCAAGATAATGTGTTCAAG GTTTGTGATCAGCCCCATCCATTGCACGTAAAGAATATGGTTCGCAATGTGCTTGAAGGGAATTTTGATGATGCATGTTCTGGCTTGAAACAACTCTATGATCTGGGTTACTCCCCCACTGACATCATAACCACCCTCTTCCGTGTGGTCAAGAATTATGATATGGCTGAATATTTAAAGCTGGAATTTCTCAAG GAGACAGGATTTGCTCATATGAGAATCTGTGATGGAGTAGGTTCCTACCTTCAGCTCTCAGGTCTTCTGGCAAAGTTTGCGCTGGCTAGGGAAACTGCAAAAGCTCCATAA